A window of the Pseudomonas gozinkensis genome harbors these coding sequences:
- a CDS encoding ABC transporter ATP-binding protein, with product MNQDNLIEIRDLAVEFGIGDRVQRVVEGVSFDIKRGETLALVGESGSGKSVTAHSILRLLPYPLARHPAGSINYSGQNLLELSEKTIRHIRGNRIAMIFQEPMTSLNPLHSIEKQINEVLGIHKGLTGKVATRRTLELLEMVGIPEPHKRLKALPHELSGGQRQRVMIAMALANEPELLIADEPTTALDVTVQLKILDLLKELQARLGMALLLISHDLNLVRRIAHRVCVMQRGCIVEQASCEELFRSPQHPYTRELLGAEPSGGPASNKIGAPLLEVEDLKVWFPIKKGLLKRTVDHVKAVDGINFSLPQGQTLGIVGESGSGKSTLGLAILRLIGSQGAIRFEGKQLDCLTQSEVRPLRREMQVVFQDPFGSLSPRMCVNDIVGEGLRIHKMGTAAEQEAAIIAALKEVGLDPETRHRYPHEFSGGQRQRIAIARALVLKPALILLDEPTSALDRTVQRQVVELLRSLQAKYNLTYLFISHDLAVVKALSHQLMVVKHGQVVEQGDAQSIFAAPQHPYTQQLLEAAFLAPATAQ from the coding sequence ATGAATCAGGACAATCTGATCGAAATCCGCGACCTGGCCGTCGAATTCGGCATCGGTGATCGCGTGCAACGGGTGGTCGAAGGCGTGAGTTTCGACATCAAGCGCGGCGAAACCCTGGCGCTGGTGGGCGAAAGCGGCTCGGGCAAGTCGGTGACGGCGCATTCGATCCTGCGCCTGCTGCCTTACCCGTTGGCGCGGCATCCGGCCGGCAGCATCAATTATTCCGGGCAAAACCTGCTGGAGCTGAGCGAAAAGACCATCCGTCACATTCGTGGCAACCGGATCGCGATGATCTTTCAGGAGCCGATGACCTCGCTCAACCCGCTGCACTCGATCGAGAAGCAGATCAACGAAGTGCTGGGCATCCACAAGGGCCTGACCGGCAAAGTCGCGACCAGGCGTACTCTGGAGTTGCTGGAGATGGTCGGCATCCCCGAGCCGCACAAGCGCCTCAAGGCCCTGCCCCACGAATTGTCCGGTGGCCAGCGCCAGCGGGTGATGATCGCCATGGCCCTGGCCAACGAGCCGGAACTGCTGATCGCCGACGAGCCGACCACCGCGCTGGACGTGACCGTTCAGCTGAAAATCCTCGACCTGCTCAAGGAATTGCAGGCTCGATTGGGCATGGCGCTGTTACTGATCAGTCACGATTTGAACCTCGTGCGAAGAATTGCGCATCGTGTATGTGTCATGCAGCGCGGTTGCATCGTCGAACAGGCATCGTGCGAAGAGCTGTTCCGTTCGCCGCAGCATCCGTACACTCGGGAACTGCTTGGCGCGGAGCCCAGCGGAGGCCCGGCGAGCAATAAAATCGGGGCGCCGCTGCTTGAAGTCGAGGATCTGAAAGTCTGGTTCCCGATCAAGAAAGGCCTGCTCAAGCGCACGGTGGATCACGTCAAGGCAGTGGACGGCATCAACTTCAGCCTGCCTCAGGGTCAAACTCTGGGGATTGTGGGGGAAAGCGGTTCCGGCAAATCCACCCTCGGCCTGGCAATCCTGCGGCTGATCGGCAGCCAGGGTGCGATCCGTTTTGAAGGCAAGCAGCTAGACTGCCTGACGCAAAGCGAAGTCCGGCCATTGCGCCGGGAGATGCAGGTGGTGTTTCAGGATCCGTTTGGCAGCCTGAGCCCGCGGATGTGCGTGAATGACATCGTTGGTGAAGGCCTGCGGATCCACAAGATGGGCACCGCAGCAGAGCAAGAGGCGGCAATTATTGCCGCATTGAAGGAGGTAGGTCTGGATCCGGAAACCCGGCACCGCTACCCCCATGAATTTTCCGGTGGGCAACGGCAGCGAATTGCCATAGCCCGGGCCCTGGTGCTCAAGCCGGCGCTGATCCTGCTGGACGAGCCGACTTCGGCCCTCGACCGGACGGTTCAGCGGCAAGTAGTGGAGCTGTTGCGTTCACTGCAAGCCAAGTACAACCTGACGTATTTGTTCATCAGCCATGACCTGGCTGTTGTGAAAGCGCTGAGCCACCAGCTGATGGTGGTCAAGCATGGCCAAGTGGTCGAACAGGGAGACGCGCAAAGTATCTTTGCCGCCCCCCAACATCCGTATACACAGCAGTTGCTGGAGGCCGCTTTCCTGGCACCAGCCACTGCGCAATAA
- a CDS encoding ABC transporter permease has translation MNLSPLNRRRFELFKANKRGWWSLWLFLILFGASLGAELIANDKPLVVHYDNNWYFPAIKRYPETTFGGEFPLEANYKSPYIRELLKAKDAWVLWAPIPFSYQSINYDLKVPAPAPPSADNLLGTDDQGRDVLARVIYGFRISVLFALTLTVLSSIIGVIAGALQGFYGGWVDLAGQRFLEIWSGLPVLYLLIILASFVQPNFWWLLGIMLLFSWMSLVDVVRAEFLRGRNLEYVRAARALGMQNGAIMFRHILPNAMVSTMTFMPFILTGAIGTLTALDFLGFGLPAGSPSLGELVAQGKSNLQAPWLGMSAFAVLALMLSLLVFIGESARDAFDPRK, from the coding sequence ATGAACCTGTCCCCTCTCAACCGCCGGCGCTTCGAACTGTTCAAGGCCAACAAGCGTGGCTGGTGGTCACTGTGGCTGTTCCTGATCCTGTTCGGCGCAAGCCTCGGCGCCGAACTGATCGCCAACGACAAGCCGCTGGTGGTGCACTACGACAACAACTGGTATTTCCCGGCGATCAAGCGCTACCCGGAAACCACCTTCGGCGGCGAATTCCCGCTGGAAGCCAACTACAAGAGCCCGTACATCCGCGAACTGCTCAAGGCCAAGGACGCGTGGGTGCTGTGGGCGCCGATTCCGTTCAGTTACCAGAGCATCAACTACGACCTGAAAGTCCCGGCCCCCGCCCCGCCGTCGGCGGACAACCTGCTGGGCACCGACGATCAGGGCCGCGACGTGCTGGCGCGGGTGATCTACGGTTTCCGGATTTCGGTACTGTTTGCCCTGACCCTGACCGTGCTCAGTTCGATCATCGGCGTGATCGCCGGCGCCTTGCAGGGCTTCTATGGCGGCTGGGTCGATCTGGCCGGCCAACGCTTTCTGGAGATCTGGTCGGGTTTGCCTGTGCTGTATTTGCTGATCATCCTCGCCAGCTTCGTCCAGCCGAATTTCTGGTGGCTGCTGGGGATCATGCTGCTGTTCTCGTGGATGAGCCTGGTGGACGTGGTCCGCGCCGAGTTCCTGCGAGGGCGCAACCTCGAATATGTGCGCGCAGCAAGAGCGCTGGGCATGCAGAACGGCGCGATCATGTTCCGCCACATCCTGCCCAACGCCATGGTCTCGACCATGACCTTCATGCCGTTCATCCTGACCGGCGCCATCGGCACCCTCACCGCGCTGGACTTCCTCGGTTTCGGCTTGCCGGCCGGCAGTCCGTCGCTGGGTGAGCTGGTGGCCCAGGGCAAATCCAACCTGCAGGCGCCGTGGCTGGGCATGAGCGCGTTTGCGGTGCTGGCGCTGATGTTGAGTCTGCTGGTGTTCATCGGCGAGTCCGCTCGCGATGCCTTCGACCCGAGGAAGTGA
- a CDS encoding microcin C ABC transporter permease YejB, which produces MLAYIFRRLLLIIPTLFGILLINFVIIQAAPGGPVEQMIAKLEGFEGATSRIAGGGAEVSVAGSSYRGAQGLDPALVKEIEKMYGFDKSAPERLWIMVKNYARLDFGDSFFRDAKVIDLIKEKMPVSISLGLWSTLIMYLVSIPLGIAKATRHGSHFDVWTSSAIIVGYAIPAFLFAILLIVVFAGGSYLDWFPLRGLTSNNFDELSLGGKILDYFWHLALPVTALVIGNFATMTLLTKNSFLDEINKQYVVTAKAKGLTRHRVLYGHVFRNAMLLVIAGFPSAFIGIFFTGSLLVEVIFSLDGLGLMSFEAAINRDYPVVFGTLFIFTLLGLVVKLIGDLTYTLVDPRIDFASREH; this is translated from the coding sequence ATGCTGGCGTACATTTTTCGGCGACTGCTGCTGATCATCCCGACCCTGTTCGGCATTCTGCTGATCAACTTCGTGATCATCCAGGCCGCGCCCGGCGGCCCTGTGGAACAGATGATCGCCAAGCTCGAAGGCTTCGAAGGCGCCACCAGCCGCATTGCAGGGGGCGGTGCCGAGGTGTCGGTGGCCGGCTCCTCCTATCGGGGTGCACAGGGCCTGGACCCGGCACTGGTCAAGGAAATCGAGAAGATGTACGGGTTCGACAAGTCGGCCCCGGAACGGCTGTGGATCATGGTCAAGAACTACGCCCGGCTGGACTTCGGCGACAGCTTCTTCCGCGACGCCAAGGTCATCGACCTGATCAAGGAAAAGATGCCGGTGTCGATCTCCCTCGGGCTGTGGAGCACGCTGATCATGTATCTGGTGTCGATCCCGCTGGGGATCGCCAAGGCCACGCGACACGGCAGTCATTTCGACGTCTGGACCAGCTCCGCGATCATCGTCGGTTACGCGATTCCGGCATTCCTGTTTGCGATTCTGCTGATCGTGGTGTTTGCCGGCGGCAGTTATCTGGACTGGTTCCCGTTGCGCGGACTGACCTCGAACAACTTCGATGAACTGAGCCTGGGCGGCAAGATCCTCGATTACTTCTGGCACCTGGCGCTGCCGGTGACGGCGCTGGTGATCGGCAACTTCGCGACCATGACCCTGCTGACCAAAAACAGCTTCCTCGACGAGATCAACAAGCAGTACGTGGTCACCGCCAAGGCCAAGGGCCTGACCCGCCACCGCGTGCTCTACGGCCATGTATTTCGCAATGCGATGCTGCTGGTGATCGCCGGCTTCCCGTCGGCGTTCATCGGCATTTTCTTCACCGGCTCGCTGCTGGTGGAAGTGATCTTTTCCCTCGACGGCCTCGGCCTGATGAGCTTCGAAGCGGCGATCAACCGCGATTACCCGGTGGTGTTCGGCACCCTGTTCATCTTCACCTTGCTGGGGCTGGTGGTGAAACTGATCGGCGACCTCACCTACACCCTCGTCGATCCGCGCATCGACTTTGCCAGCCGGGAGCATTGA
- a CDS encoding extracellular solute-binding protein produces MNAVRTLLVQACGLLFAGLACAAPQHAVTLYNEPPKYPADFKHFDYVNPDAPKGGIFRQAGFGGFDSLNPFISKGVPAEDIGLIYDTLAKQGLDEPFTEYGLIAGKIEKAPDNSWVRFYLRPEAKFHDGHPIRAEDVVFSFQTLTKDGAPMYRGYYADVEDVIAEDPLKVLFKFKHTNNRELPLILGQLPVLPKHWWADRDFNKGNLEIPLGSGPYKVTQVKAGRSVRYERVKDYWGKDLPVNRGFYNFDVMTTDYYRDNTVALEALKAGQFDYWLEMAAKNWANAYNVPAVTEGRLIKEQIANSNPTGMQGFVFNLRRPVFQDVRVRQALGLLFDFEWTNKQLFNGAYARTRSYFENSEMAATGLPDAEQVTILDPYRSKLPAQVFSEAFENPKTDASGMIRTQQREAYQLLQEAGWKIVDDKMVDATGKPVVIEFLLAQTEFERVLLPFKRNLSDLGIDLVIRRVDVSQYVNRVRSRDFDMMVGSFPQSNSPGNEQREFWMSAAADKPSSRNTMGLKDPVVDHLVENLINADSRKSLVAHARALDRVLQWGYYVVPNWHIKTWRVAYWNHIGHPKVSPKYDIGINTWWVKPDAKPAVEVETQLQADPVGTE; encoded by the coding sequence ATGAACGCCGTTCGCACCCTGCTTGTGCAGGCCTGCGGTCTGTTGTTCGCCGGGCTGGCCTGTGCCGCCCCGCAACACGCCGTGACCCTGTACAACGAGCCGCCGAAATACCCCGCCGACTTCAAGCATTTCGATTACGTGAACCCCGACGCGCCCAAGGGCGGGATCTTCCGCCAGGCCGGCTTCGGCGGTTTCGACAGCCTCAACCCGTTCATCAGCAAAGGCGTGCCGGCGGAAGATATCGGCCTGATCTACGACACCCTGGCCAAACAGGGCCTGGACGAGCCGTTCACCGAGTACGGCCTGATCGCCGGCAAGATCGAAAAGGCCCCGGACAACAGCTGGGTGCGTTTTTACCTGCGTCCCGAAGCGAAGTTTCACGACGGCCATCCGATCCGCGCCGAAGACGTGGTCTTCAGCTTCCAGACCCTGACCAAGGATGGCGCACCGATGTATCGCGGCTACTACGCCGACGTTGAGGACGTGATCGCCGAAGATCCGCTCAAGGTGTTGTTCAAGTTCAAGCACACCAACAACCGCGAACTGCCGCTGATCCTCGGTCAGTTGCCGGTGCTGCCGAAACACTGGTGGGCCGATCGGGATTTCAACAAGGGCAACCTGGAAATCCCGCTGGGCAGCGGCCCGTACAAGGTCACCCAAGTGAAGGCCGGACGCTCGGTGCGTTATGAGCGGGTCAAGGATTACTGGGGCAAGGACCTGCCAGTCAATCGCGGTTTCTACAACTTCGATGTGATGACCACCGACTATTACCGCGACAACACAGTGGCACTGGAAGCGTTGAAAGCCGGGCAGTTCGATTACTGGCTGGAAATGGCCGCGAAAAACTGGGCCAACGCCTACAACGTGCCAGCGGTGACCGAGGGGCGGCTGATCAAGGAACAGATTGCCAACAGCAACCCGACCGGCATGCAAGGCTTCGTCTTCAATTTGCGCCGCCCGGTGTTTCAGGACGTGCGGGTACGCCAGGCGCTCGGCCTGCTCTTCGACTTCGAATGGACCAACAAGCAACTGTTCAACGGCGCTTATGCGCGCACCCGCAGTTACTTCGAAAACTCGGAAATGGCCGCCACCGGTCTGCCAGATGCAGAACAGGTGACGATCCTCGACCCGTACCGCAGCAAGCTGCCGGCGCAGGTGTTCAGCGAAGCCTTCGAGAATCCGAAAACCGACGCCAGCGGCATGATCCGCACGCAACAGCGCGAGGCGTATCAGTTGCTGCAAGAGGCTGGCTGGAAAATCGTCGACGACAAAATGGTCGACGCGACCGGCAAACCGGTGGTCATCGAATTCCTGCTGGCGCAGACCGAATTCGAACGCGTGTTGTTGCCGTTCAAGCGCAACCTCAGTGACCTCGGCATCGACCTGGTGATCCGCCGTGTCGACGTTTCGCAATACGTCAATCGCGTACGCTCGCGGGACTTCGACATGATGGTCGGCAGCTTCCCGCAGTCCAACTCGCCGGGCAACGAACAGCGTGAATTCTGGATGAGCGCTGCCGCCGACAAGCCCAGCAGCCGCAATACCATGGGACTCAAGGACCCGGTGGTCGATCATCTGGTGGAGAACCTGATCAACGCCGACTCGCGCAAAAGCCTGGTGGCCCACGCCCGCGCCCTCGACCGTGTGCTGCAATGGGGTTACTACGTGGTCCCGAACTGGCACATCAAGACCTGGCGCGTGGCGTACTGGAACCACATCGGCCACCCGAAAGTCTCCCCCAAGTACGACATCGGCATTAACACCTGGTGGGTCAAACCCGATGCGAAACCTGCGGTAGAAGTCGAAACCCAACTGCAAGCCGACCCTGTGGGCACGGAGTAA
- a CDS encoding extracellular solute-binding protein — MKRPLLLLLISLALSSPVSATITESHGYAQFGTLKYPARFTHFDWVNPQAPKGGTLRVMAFGTFDTLNPYTFKGTSPVTTPNFLQYGINELNEPLMVGTGQYSPSGDEPASSYGLIAQSVEYSEDRSWVVFNLRPQARFHDGTPITAYDVAFSYRLLLKEGHPLYRTALQEVLRVDILNPQRIRFVLKRSGNPLLILRLGELPVLPQHYWKGRDFKATTFEPPLGSGPYRITSVTPGRQLIFERVKDYWGKDLPVNRGKYNVDRMEVEFYRDSDVAFEAFKAGEFDIYIEHQAKNWANGYNFPAIRRGDVIKAQIPHQIPTQSQGLFMNTRRPAFADIKVREALGLMFDFEWTNRALFSDAYKRTTSYYPNSEFSAVGLPVGHEWLMLKPYKDQLPARLFTEPFTLPQTDGRGIPRETMRKALALLAEAGWKLNGQRLQNAAGQPLRFELLLVNPNLERILQPYIENLNSIGIDARLRTVDRAQYKQRLDQFDFDMILMTLNQTLSPGLEQWQYFHSSQVGVKGSKNYAGIANPVVDHLLEQLLATRTRDEQVAAGKALDRVLLWQHYSIPNWYLNYHRLAYRNRFAFVTTPPYTLGLSAWWLKSSEKGQ; from the coding sequence TTGAAGCGTCCCCTCCTCCTGCTCCTGATCAGCCTGGCCTTGAGCTCCCCCGTCAGCGCGACGATCACCGAAAGCCACGGTTATGCGCAGTTCGGCACGCTCAAGTACCCGGCCAGATTTACCCACTTCGACTGGGTCAACCCGCAAGCGCCCAAGGGCGGCACCTTGCGGGTGATGGCGTTTGGCACCTTCGATACGCTCAATCCCTACACCTTCAAGGGCACCAGCCCGGTTACCACTCCTAATTTCCTGCAGTACGGCATCAACGAGCTGAACGAGCCGTTGATGGTCGGCACCGGGCAGTATTCGCCGTCCGGCGATGAACCGGCCTCCAGTTACGGCCTGATCGCGCAATCGGTGGAGTACAGCGAAGATCGCAGCTGGGTCGTGTTCAATCTACGCCCGCAAGCGCGCTTCCACGACGGCACGCCGATCACCGCGTACGACGTGGCGTTCTCCTATCGCCTGCTGCTCAAGGAAGGTCATCCGCTGTACCGCACCGCCCTTCAGGAAGTGCTGCGGGTCGACATCCTCAATCCGCAGCGCATCCGGTTTGTGCTCAAGCGCAGCGGCAACCCGCTGCTGATCCTGCGTCTGGGCGAATTGCCGGTGCTGCCCCAGCATTACTGGAAGGGTCGCGACTTCAAGGCCACCACCTTCGAACCGCCGCTGGGCAGCGGGCCGTACCGCATCACCTCGGTCACGCCGGGTCGGCAGTTGATTTTCGAGCGGGTCAAGGACTACTGGGGCAAGGACCTGCCGGTCAATCGCGGCAAATACAACGTCGACCGCATGGAAGTCGAGTTCTACCGCGACAGCGATGTGGCCTTCGAAGCGTTCAAGGCCGGCGAGTTCGACATCTATATCGAGCATCAGGCCAAGAACTGGGCCAACGGCTACAACTTCCCGGCGATCCGTCGCGGCGACGTGATCAAGGCGCAGATCCCGCACCAGATCCCGACCCAGAGCCAGGGTCTGTTCATGAACACCCGGCGCCCGGCCTTTGCCGATATCAAGGTGCGCGAAGCCCTGGGCCTGATGTTCGACTTCGAATGGACCAACCGCGCACTGTTCAGCGACGCCTACAAGCGCACCACCAGTTACTACCCCAACAGCGAATTCAGCGCCGTCGGCCTCCCGGTCGGCCATGAATGGCTGATGCTCAAGCCGTACAAGGATCAATTGCCGGCGCGGCTATTCACCGAGCCGTTCACGCTGCCGCAGACCGACGGGCGCGGCATTCCCCGGGAAACCATGCGCAAGGCCCTGGCACTGCTGGCCGAGGCCGGCTGGAAGCTCAACGGCCAGCGCCTGCAGAACGCCGCCGGCCAGCCGCTGCGTTTCGAGCTGCTGCTGGTCAATCCGAATCTTGAGCGGATACTCCAGCCGTACATCGAGAACCTCAACAGCATCGGCATCGACGCGCGCCTGCGCACGGTGGATCGCGCCCAGTACAAACAGCGTCTGGATCAGTTCGATTTCGACATGATCCTGATGACCCTCAACCAGACCCTCAGTCCGGGGCTGGAACAGTGGCAGTACTTCCACTCCAGCCAGGTCGGGGTCAAGGGCAGCAAGAATTACGCGGGCATCGCCAACCCGGTGGTCGATCATCTGCTCGAGCAACTGCTCGCCACCCGCACCCGCGATGAACAGGTCGCCGCCGGCAAGGCACTGGACCGCGTGCTGCTCTGGCAGCACTACAGCATTCCCAACTGGTACCTCAATTATCACCGTCTGGCGTACCGCAACCGGTTCGCCTTCGTCACCACGCCGCCCTACACCCTGGGCCTGAGCGCGTGGTGGCTGAAATCTTCGGAGAAAGGTCAATGA
- a CDS encoding transglycosylase SLT domain-containing protein yields MSSSIRKSVNSDALTRLAQAIAVAVSATLAGCSSHAPQTEATHTPNIAARAKQKPIWLSEKPSPQVPQDIWERMRSGFQLQEGLGVNPRIEQQRLWFASNPSFLENAGERGSLYIHYIVERLEERNMPLELALLPVIESAYNPMAYSRADAVGLWQFIPSTGRYFNLRQTRFYDGRRDITASTTAAMDYLTRLHDMFNGDWLLALAAYNAGEGTVSRAIERNEKLGLPTDYWNLPLPAETQAYVPKLLALSQVVLTPEAYGVNLNPIANEPYFQVVEINQRMDLSKVAAVANIDEDELFQLNPAFKQRTTIDGPQHLLVPTSKAQLLTASLQTMRPEELISPRSLKPVFEGADPSEIAQAKRAYRVKRGDNLGSIAKANKVEVKDLQRWNKLTGKNLKVGQTLVMQDTTKRTPARNTGGRINTVIAANSKTSSKTKDKDDGKQQTQYKVKRGDTLYVVAKRFNVEMQHLKRWNPGAGKALKPGQMLTVYQPH; encoded by the coding sequence ATGTCGTCATCCATACGTAAGTCCGTCAATTCAGATGCACTGACCCGCCTGGCGCAAGCCATCGCGGTGGCTGTGTCCGCCACACTGGCGGGCTGTTCCAGCCATGCTCCGCAGACTGAAGCGACGCATACGCCGAACATTGCTGCGCGAGCCAAGCAGAAGCCTATCTGGTTGTCGGAAAAGCCCAGCCCGCAGGTGCCTCAGGACATCTGGGAGCGCATGCGTAGCGGTTTCCAGCTGCAGGAAGGTCTGGGCGTGAACCCGCGCATCGAGCAACAGCGCCTGTGGTTCGCCAGTAATCCTTCCTTCCTCGAGAACGCCGGCGAACGCGGCAGCCTCTACATTCATTACATCGTCGAGCGCCTCGAAGAACGCAACATGCCGCTGGAACTGGCCCTGCTGCCGGTCATCGAAAGCGCCTACAACCCGATGGCCTATTCCCGTGCCGACGCGGTGGGCCTCTGGCAGTTCATCCCGTCCACCGGGCGCTACTTCAACCTGCGCCAGACCCGTTTCTACGATGGTCGTCGCGACATCACCGCGTCGACCACTGCGGCAATGGACTACCTGACTCGCCTGCACGACATGTTCAACGGTGACTGGCTGCTGGCACTGGCCGCTTACAACGCCGGTGAAGGCACGGTCAGCCGCGCCATCGAGCGCAACGAAAAGCTCGGCCTGCCGACCGATTACTGGAACCTGCCGCTGCCGGCAGAAACCCAGGCTTACGTGCCGAAACTGCTGGCGCTCTCGCAAGTGGTACTGACGCCTGAAGCCTATGGCGTGAACCTCAACCCGATCGCCAACGAACCGTATTTCCAGGTCGTCGAAATCAACCAGCGCATGGACCTGTCCAAGGTCGCGGCGGTGGCCAACATCGACGAAGACGAGCTGTTCCAGCTCAACCCGGCCTTCAAGCAGCGCACTACCATCGACGGCCCGCAGCACCTGCTGGTGCCGACCTCGAAGGCGCAATTGCTGACCGCCAGCCTGCAGACCATGCGTCCTGAAGAGCTGATCAGCCCGCGTTCGCTGAAACCGGTATTCGAAGGCGCCGATCCGAGCGAAATCGCACAGGCCAAGCGTGCCTATCGGGTCAAGCGTGGCGATAACCTCGGCTCCATTGCCAAGGCCAACAAGGTCGAGGTCAAGGACCTGCAACGCTGGAACAAGCTGACCGGCAAGAACCTCAAGGTCGGCCAGACCCTGGTCATGCAGGACACCACCAAACGCACGCCTGCGCGTAACACTGGCGGGCGCATCAATACGGTCATCGCTGCCAACAGCAAGACCAGCAGCAAGACCAAAGACAAGGACGACGGCAAGCAGCAGACCCAGTACAAGGTCAAGCGCGGCGACACGCTGTACGTGGTGGCCAAGCGCTTCAACGTCGAGATGCAGCACCTCAAGCGCTGGAATCCGGGCGCCGGCAAGGCGCTCAAGCCTGGGCAGATGCTCACGGTCTACCAGCCGCACTGA
- the gloB gene encoding hydroxyacylglutathione hydrolase, with protein MIQISALPAFTDNYIWLLQDHATQRCAVVDPGDAAPVQAWLDAHPGWVLGDILITHHHHDHVGGVETLKKVTGATVYGPASESIPGRDVALKDNDTVRVLGWDFDVYAVPGHTLGHIAYYHHGLLFCGDTLFAAGCGRLFEGTPQQMHHSLSRLAALPEDTLVYCTHEYTLSNLKFAAAVEPDNPDIAARLEKVSQQRASGVMTLPSTLALEKLTNPFLRTSEILVTQKVDERNGPQNRAPSEVFAALRAWKDKF; from the coding sequence ATGATACAGATCAGTGCCCTGCCCGCCTTCACCGACAACTACATCTGGTTGTTACAGGATCATGCCACCCAGCGTTGCGCGGTGGTCGATCCGGGGGATGCCGCCCCGGTGCAGGCTTGGCTCGACGCGCATCCGGGCTGGGTGCTCGGCGACATCCTCATCACTCACCATCACCACGACCATGTCGGCGGTGTCGAGACGCTGAAAAAGGTCACCGGCGCCACGGTCTACGGACCGGCCAGCGAAAGCATTCCGGGGCGGGACGTGGCCCTCAAGGACAACGACACAGTGCGCGTGCTCGGCTGGGACTTCGACGTCTATGCCGTGCCCGGCCACACCCTGGGACACATCGCCTACTACCACCATGGCCTGCTGTTCTGTGGCGACACCCTGTTTGCTGCCGGCTGCGGCCGACTGTTCGAAGGCACACCGCAACAGATGCACCATTCGTTGAGCCGTCTGGCGGCGCTGCCGGAAGACACGCTCGTCTACTGCACCCATGAATACACCCTGAGCAATCTGAAATTCGCCGCTGCCGTGGAACCGGACAACCCGGACATCGCCGCCCGTCTGGAAAAAGTCAGCCAGCAACGTGCGAGCGGCGTCATGACCCTGCCCTCGACCCTTGCGCTGGAAAAGCTCACAAACCCGTTTTTACGCACCAGTGAAATATTAGTTACACAAAAAGTGGACGAACGGAACGGCCCTCAAAACCGGGCGCCGAGTGAGGTTTTTGCGGCTCTGCGAGCATGGAAAGACAAGTTCTAG
- a CDS encoding methyltransferase domain-containing protein, producing the protein MIDKAFAQADPDWLALIGAAREWLSGPLGQFLLDEERRMLEDELGRFFGGYLVHYGPSAETPPSAPQVQRNVRLGAPLPGVEIVCEEQAWPLSEHAADVVVLQHGLDFCLSPHGLLREAASSVRPGGHLLIVGINPWSTWGLRHVFAHDALHQARCISPSRVADWLNLLGFALEKRRFGCYRPPLASPKWQARLAGWERKAGDWQLSGGGFYLLVARKIVVGLRPVRQERREPMGKLIPLPMAKVNRRRIEP; encoded by the coding sequence ATGATCGATAAAGCGTTCGCTCAGGCCGATCCTGACTGGCTCGCGCTGATCGGTGCAGCCCGTGAATGGCTGTCCGGCCCCCTCGGGCAATTTCTGCTGGACGAAGAACGGCGCATGCTCGAAGACGAGCTGGGGCGGTTCTTCGGCGGCTATCTGGTGCATTACGGCCCGTCCGCCGAGACGCCGCCGTCGGCGCCACAGGTGCAGCGCAATGTGCGGCTCGGTGCGCCGCTGCCGGGCGTGGAAATCGTCTGCGAAGAACAGGCCTGGCCGTTGAGCGAGCACGCCGCCGATGTGGTGGTGTTGCAACATGGCCTGGATTTCTGTCTTTCGCCCCACGGTCTTTTGCGCGAAGCGGCCAGCAGCGTGCGCCCCGGCGGGCATTTGCTGATTGTCGGCATCAACCCCTGGAGCACCTGGGGGCTACGCCATGTGTTCGCCCATGACGCGTTGCATCAGGCGCGCTGCATCTCGCCGTCACGGGTGGCGGACTGGCTCAATCTGCTGGGCTTTGCGCTGGAGAAACGCCGCTTCGGGTGCTATCGTCCGCCGCTCGCGTCACCCAAGTGGCAGGCCCGTCTGGCCGGCTGGGAGCGCAAGGCCGGTGACTGGCAACTGTCGGGCGGCGGCTTCTATCTACTGGTCGCACGCAAGATCGTGGTCGGCCTGCGTCCGGTACGCCAGGAGCGCCGCGAGCCGATGGGCAAGCTGATTCCGCTGCCGATGGCCAAGGTCAACCGCCGGCGCATCGAACCGTAA